ACCGGCTCGTGACCTGGCACCCCCACTGCGCGCAGGTCCACGGGTTCTTCGCGCCGCTGCCGGTGGTCGCCCCCGATCCCCTGGACGACTTCGTCCACGCGTTCGCGCGCTTTCGCGGCCGCGGCGACGCGATCGCCGTCGCCCCCGACGCGGGCGCGGCGCCGCTCGTCGGGCGCTTCGCCCGCGCGCTGGGCCTGCGCAGCGCCGTCGCGATGAAGCGCCGGCCCGAGCGCGGCCGGGCGGAGATCACCGAGATCGCCGGCAACTTCACGGGCGCGCGGGTCGCCATCGTGCTCGACGACATGATCAGCTCGGGGTCGACGCTCCGCGAAGTGGCGCGGGCGCTCGCGGCGAAGACGTGGGTCGAGGAGATCCGCGTCGCGGTCTCGCACAACCTCTGCCTGCGCGAGGCACGCGAGACGCTGGAGGAGCTTTACCACAGGGGGCGTCTGGCCGCCGTCTCGGCCACGGACAGCATTCCCCAGACGGAGGAGTTCACCCGGCTGTCGTTCTTCGAGGTGCGGCCGCTCGCGCCGCGCTTCGCGGCGCTGGTGCTGGCCTCAGTCCTTCTTCCTTGAGCGCTCCAGGCCCGCCTTGAGCAGCTCGCCGAAGGTCCCCATCGAGGCGGGCGGCCGGTTGACGTAGGCCGCGGCCTCGGCCTCCGCGGCCTTGAGCGACGCGGGCGAGAGGGAGACCCGTCGCTGGGCCGGGTCGATCTCGTCCACCGTCACCGCCAGTTGCTGGCCTTCCTTGAGCACCTCGCGGGGGTGGTTGATGCGCCGCCCCTCGCCGAGCTTCGAGATGTGCACGAGGCCGTCGATCCCCTCCTCGAGCGTGACGAAGGCGCCGAAGGTCGTCAGGCGCGCCACCGTGCCCGTGTGCGTCGAGCCGGGAACGTACTTCGCGCCGGCCTTCTCCCAGGGGTCGGCGAGGCGGGCGCGCAGGCTGAAGGTGAAGCGCTCGCGCTCCCAGTCCAGGCCCTTGATCGCGACCTCGACCTCCTGCCCGATCTTGAGCAGCTGGCCGATGTCGCCGGTGCGCCCCCAGCCGGCCTCGGAGACCGGCAGCAGCCCCTCGATGCCGCCGATGTCGATGAACGCGCCGAACTCGCGCAGTCCCGTCACCGTCCCCTTGACGACCATGCCCTCGCGCAGGGTCCGGCGCAGGGTCTCGCGCTGGCGGCGCCGCTCTTCCTCCAGGATCGCGCGATGCGAGACGACGATCGAGCGCCCCTTGTCGCGGAACTCCGTGATCCTGAACTCGAGCGTGCGGCCGACCGCCTCCTGGGGGTTGTCCTGCCGGCGCAGCCCCAGCTGCGAGAAGGGGCAGAACGCGCGCGCGCCGCCCGCCAGCCTGACGTCGAAGCCGCCCTTGATCTCCGCCTCGAGCCGCCCCTCGACGGGGATGCCGGCCTGCCACGCCTGCTCGAGCTGGGCGGTGCCCGAGCCGGCGCCGCCGACGCGCGTCGTGAAGCGCAACTCGCCGTCCTCGCTGCCGAGGTAGTAGACGTGCAGCGTCTCACCGGCGGCG
The sequence above is a segment of the bacterium genome. Coding sequences within it:
- the prs gene encoding ribose-phosphate diphosphokinase is translated as MRPGAVREADVVVASCRAAAAFATGLRRASARLPKARGRARFIDGVDYSFPDGEVGARLDAGVDGCDVFLLQSLVSPGAAGGVQEQALALLVAARACREWGAARVTAVTPYLAYARQDKPTAGAREPTTARLFADLAAAAGIDRLVTWHPHCAQVHGFFAPLPVVAPDPLDDFVHAFARFRGRGDAIAVAPDAGAAPLVGRFARALGLRSAVAMKRRPERGRAEITEIAGNFTGARVAIVLDDMISSGSTLREVARALAAKTWVEEIRVAVSHNLCLREARETLEELYHRGRLAAVSATDSIPQTEEFTRLSFFEVRPLAPRFAALVLASVLLP
- the rpsA gene encoding 30S ribosomal protein S1, with translation MTDADDQTDDREGQQEPEEDFATLLEQSLARPAALEPGRRVAAKVLKVGAEWVFLDVGQKGEGVLDVKELLDADGRPTVAAGETLHVYYLGSEDGELRFTTRVGGAGSGTAQLEQAWQAGIPVEGRLEAEIKGGFDVRLAGGARAFCPFSQLGLRRQDNPQEAVGRTLEFRITEFRDKGRSIVVSHRAILEEERRRQRETLRRTLREGMVVKGTVTGLREFGAFIDIGGIEGLLPVSEAGWGRTGDIGQLLKIGQEVEVAIKGLDWERERFTFSLRARLADPWEKAGAKYVPGSTHTGTVARLTTFGAFVTLEEGIDGLVHISKLGEGRRINHPREVLKEGQQLAVTVDEIDPAQRRVSLSPASLKAAEAEAAAYVNRPPASMGTFGELLKAGLERSRKKD